In Candidatus Neomarinimicrobiota bacterium, a genomic segment contains:
- a CDS encoding toll/interleukin-1 receptor domain-containing protein translates to MEGKPVDIAISFASADKDVAEKIHSELENLGINCFRYNTTRELSQDIGYDLEEYLSNIFFREASYCLMIISKDYSQSFWTGLEIDLSVLREFMDDNQGYIIPLLIDDTIIEGITDRIKCLNFSEYNNNFKSIAEAIIANSIHNQQSDERKSPPEINPQLYKTIIEKMSKDDFEWLCINHLFENQYGLAPNFRESGIAGKGPNDEKYFAEFTVKKRGLKVEFKNSLINRIRAQQALGDTTKKRLFNEILFYSPKPIFKNKEEKNAYVKEQLMPKIIEINQDYESSTPIIHTFSHEEIIKEISAEKLSSTKYFLDSKMNEEIVKINGFNEIEYFDSENDYVTLTEEEFYRKLHDYHELLPQETRYPLLKEILENIWSSVYDDHSFALKLLLEINDEEINSVTIKRLLLPICKMSIRNPLNTEDLINYFELIRDEKISGKLKHKFGLSRVLKQLIYTRDPVLNSVKITEKLNQIVILNVQYFIKLFEDLFLRYSVGFIDIPDNFINLLKEVDVLYNERFAGSVLSNLKNYIFNPIKCSESIKQDEFVDYLQKTIKRCEDVIDLRWCISCLLRILPLYERDEEEVEYADIVESLLENVNHDLFVKSKYAQEVFLTSLLRSYYRIKKLSYLKKYEKKFLLYNENLLPEQKHYLQLEYAASLYDCFNFMKSSQLRDLRFSQLIELGEDPSKQKLLSNKLIDKKELVDIDSLDSSKVFVWLLLYISKVFGKQASSNIKSNHLNVLKYSISTNTPSVRTQLPNYIGVSFKKHKELEADLSNSYFAKSTRVFKYINKNDYWNTIHRYINKAIEGNDYDIIRNAKSIGNAIYGLFYYSDIDKNYLNELISKYKEKSIIEDKKPKLHWAYYAGILYQNASTNTEYKFLDKLWYYENLIARQTYALVLIRDKEYAPTFPEKVHTEIKNWKKYSIFAKVLNEELINPEIWNIMATTVFNHRDEGSPIMLRKSAYFYSLAKCFTRSMKVHSQKYCYNFINCQSMVYKYSNERPSDFFIKDVAAYLEKPTSKYFSHIKACTEEYFKLLSTYWNNFEKETKLSVREKLSHGWIKEYLPRNLQTKISTS, encoded by the coding sequence ATGGAAGGTAAACCAGTTGATATAGCCATATCGTTTGCTTCTGCAGATAAAGATGTTGCAGAAAAGATACATTCTGAATTGGAGAATTTAGGCATTAACTGTTTTCGGTATAATACTACCCGAGAACTATCGCAAGATATTGGATATGATTTAGAAGAGTATCTATCAAACATATTTTTTCGGGAAGCTAGCTATTGTTTGATGATTATAAGCAAGGATTACTCACAAAGTTTCTGGACAGGATTGGAAATTGATTTATCGGTTCTCCGTGAATTTATGGATGACAATCAAGGATATATTATTCCTCTATTGATTGATGATACTATAATTGAGGGTATAACTGACAGGATAAAATGCCTCAATTTTTCAGAATACAATAATAATTTTAAAAGTATTGCTGAGGCAATCATTGCTAATTCTATCCATAATCAACAGTCGGATGAACGTAAATCTCCTCCAGAGATAAATCCTCAACTGTACAAAACAATAATTGAGAAAATGAGTAAGGATGATTTTGAATGGTTGTGTATAAATCACCTTTTCGAAAACCAATATGGACTTGCTCCCAACTTCCGTGAAAGTGGAATTGCTGGTAAGGGACCTAATGATGAAAAATATTTCGCAGAATTTACAGTAAAAAAAAGAGGATTAAAGGTTGAATTTAAAAACAGTTTAATTAATAGAATAAGAGCACAGCAAGCGTTAGGTGATACTACCAAAAAGAGACTTTTCAATGAAATACTATTTTATTCGCCCAAACCAATATTTAAAAATAAAGAAGAAAAAAATGCTTATGTGAAAGAGCAATTAATGCCAAAGATAATAGAAATCAATCAAGATTATGAAAGTTCTACTCCAATAATCCATACCTTTTCCCACGAAGAAATTATAAAGGAGATTAGTGCAGAAAAATTATCATCGACCAAATATTTTTTAGATAGCAAAATGAATGAAGAGATTGTCAAAATAAATGGTTTTAATGAAATAGAATATTTTGACAGTGAGAATGATTATGTGACTCTAACAGAGGAAGAGTTCTATAGGAAGCTCCATGATTATCATGAGTTACTTCCCCAAGAAACACGTTACCCGCTATTAAAGGAGATATTGGAAAATATTTGGAGCTCTGTTTACGATGATCATAGTTTTGCTCTTAAATTACTTTTAGAAATAAATGATGAAGAAATTAATTCGGTTACTATTAAAAGATTGTTGCTCCCAATATGTAAAATGTCAATCCGTAATCCTCTGAACACTGAAGATTTAATCAATTATTTTGAATTAATAAGAGATGAAAAGATATCAGGAAAGTTAAAACATAAGTTTGGATTAAGCCGCGTTTTAAAGCAGTTAATTTATACACGCGATCCAGTACTGAATTCGGTTAAAATAACAGAAAAACTTAATCAAATAGTAATTCTTAATGTTCAATATTTTATAAAACTTTTTGAAGACCTCTTCCTTAGATATAGCGTTGGATTCATAGATATTCCGGATAACTTTATCAACCTTTTAAAGGAAGTTGACGTATTATACAATGAACGTTTTGCTGGTTCGGTTCTCAGTAATTTAAAAAACTATATATTTAATCCTATCAAATGTAGTGAATCTATAAAACAAGATGAATTTGTTGACTATCTACAAAAAACTATAAAAAGATGTGAAGATGTTATTGACTTGCGTTGGTGTATTTCATGTCTATTAAGAATTCTACCATTATACGAAAGAGACGAAGAGGAAGTAGAATATGCCGATATAGTAGAATCCTTATTGGAAAATGTAAATCATGATTTATTCGTGAAATCAAAATACGCACAGGAAGTCTTCTTAACCAGTCTACTTAGATCATATTATAGAATAAAAAAATTGTCATATCTAAAAAAATACGAAAAAAAATTCCTCTTATATAATGAGAACTTATTACCTGAGCAAAAGCATTATTTACAATTAGAATATGCCGCAAGTTTGTATGATTGCTTTAATTTTATGAAAAGTAGTCAGTTAAGAGATTTACGATTCAGTCAACTCATAGAGTTGGGTGAAGATCCATCAAAGCAAAAGTTATTGTCAAATAAGTTGATCGACAAAAAAGAATTAGTTGATATCGACTCCTTGGATAGCAGTAAGGTTTTTGTTTGGTTATTATTGTATATTAGTAAAGTATTTGGTAAACAAGCATCATCAAATATTAAATCAAATCATTTAAACGTTTTAAAGTATAGCATTTCAACAAATACTCCTAGTGTAAGAACACAATTACCAAACTACATAGGTGTTTCTTTTAAAAAACATAAAGAGCTCGAAGCTGATTTGTCTAATAGCTACTTCGCGAAGTCAACCAGAGTCTTTAAGTATATAAATAAAAACGATTATTGGAATACTATCCATAGATATATTAATAAAGCAATCGAAGGTAATGATTACGACATAATTAGAAATGCTAAATCTATTGGAAATGCAATTTACGGATTGTTCTATTATTCTGATATCGATAAGAACTATTTAAATGAATTAATAAGTAAATATAAGGAAAAATCAATTATTGAAGATAAAAAACCAAAACTTCATTGGGCCTACTATGCAGGGATTTTGTATCAAAATGCCTCGACTAATACGGAATATAAATTTCTCGATAAATTGTGGTATTATGAAAATTTGATCGCGAGGCAAACTTATGCCTTAGTGTTGATTAGGGATAAGGAGTATGCCCCCACTTTTCCTGAAAAAGTTCACACGGAAATTAAAAATTGGAAAAAATATAGTATTTTTGCTAAGGTTTTAAATGAGGAATTAATAAATCCAGAAATATGGAATATAATGGCTACAACAGTTTTTAATCATAGAGATGAAGGAAGTCCAATAATGCTAAGAAAATCTGCCTATTTCTATTCACTTGCGAAATGTTTTACAAGAAGCATGAAGGTTCATAGCCAGAAATACTGTTATAATTTTATTAATTGTCAATCGATGGTCTACAAATATTCTAATGAACGACCTTCGGACTTTTTTATAAAGGATGTTGCAGCATATTTGGAAAAACCAACATCAAAATATTTTTCTCACATAAAAGCCTGTACTGAAGAGTATTTTAAACTTTTATCAACATATTGGAATAACTTTGAAAAGGAAACGAAATTAAGTGTACGGGAAAAACTTTCTCATGGTTGGATAAAAGAATATTTGCCGAGAAATCTGCAAACAAAGATAAGTACAAGCTAA